GTTCATTCGAAACTTGCTTAGCACCTAGTGAAGTAACGGCTCTACGTATTTCGGTGATTACTTCCTTCAAATGCTGAACTAATGTATAGCTAGCTATTAATTCTGATGAGCTATCTAAAATTGTGACTCCAGAAATAGCTTCTAATGTAATATAATCATAAATCGGAAATATATCTCCAATCGAAGATAAAAAGGCTATTTCAGAGTCAATGAATTCAGAATTCTTATCAAACTTAATTTTTAGATTAGTCAATTGTTGTTTAGCTTTACCTGCATAAGATTTCTCTGGTGATATTGTGATATTTCGTTGCAAGCGTTGAATGCAAGCAAATGACACTATCACAGCTGTAAATCGAGGCTGATTCTCCGCCTTTTAAATGACTAATCCAACTTTTTTCGTCCTGAGCTAAGGAGTCATAAAAGTGTACATTATTGTTTGTAACCACGATAGTGCCAGTCATAGACATGATTGAATCATGCATATTTGATGGTATTCCAACCTTTGCTGCTGCTTTAGTGAAGATGTTATAATCATCTAGCATTAACTCTGAATCCTTATTTTGTGCTTGTCGCAGAGCTTGTTTTTGAGCTAAATCATTACGACATTTTTTACCAGCTGCAAAATAATCAAACCCGCTTTGTGACTGTATATCACGGCAAACAGCTTCTCTCATAGCCCAGTTTCTTGGTAAAGCTGTAGCAAATAATGCTTTTGTTAATTCACAATCTCCTTTGGCAAATTGATTCATCTCCATTGCTAGATTACGTAAGTCCTTGAGAGCGTTCTCAATCTGTGGAGCAAATGTTTTTAATCCTAATGAAAATGCATAAACTTTAGCTTGAGAACCAATATTTTTCATTAGTTGAACTAATTCTTCTCCAGAAATAACAGAGAAGCTACCAAGATAGGCGTCAATACCGCTACAGCTCATGTTTAAAGATGGGGGAGTTATAGCAAATGGCTGAAAGGATGTTTGGCTTGTTCGAGCAGATAATCCACCAGCAGCATAATATCCAGCTGCTTGATCTTGATATGATCCAGATCTGGTGACATTAACACTCATTCCTTGAAATACGTTTTCGATATTCCAAGCCAGTGATACTGGAGCTTGTAGGGAAAATAATGCTGCAATAACATAAACTCTGATTTTGATGCTCATCTAGTCTCCAATTTATGATAATATCTATCGATTGCTAGAATATTGTCGATAATTTTATCTTCAGAAATTATGCCTCTAGCTACTGCATATATTTTTTTACCATCGCTAGCTACTAGGTATAACACAGGTACAATATGCTTAGGGTTTAGTTTATTCAGCAACTCATTATTCTTACTGACAGCTAGCAACTGAAATGCATATTTATTAGCAAAGCTCTGAACAATAGGAATAAAGGCTTTACAGAGCAAGCAATCTTGTTTAACTTGCAGAATCAGTCCCCAGTTTTTAGCAATATTTTTGAGCTTAAAATCATTTTTCTGCTCTGATTTTTCTTGATACAGTTTTCTATGTAAGCTATTAGATGGCTCATTAGCATTAATCAGTTGATAATCAAGTAGAGTAGCTAGTTGCCACATAGTAGCAAACTTATGCGCCTTCTCCATGATTTGTTTCTGTAGCCTTTGAGCTGTAATTACATTTTCGAGCGTTGGATTATCAAGCGCTATACGCTGAGCTCGATTAAATTGCTCCTTTAATTCCTCGATTCTATGATCATGAGTCCAACTCATCAACTTAGAACTAGAGTTATTAAGCTCATGATCATGTTTATCATTATACCATAGAAATCCTGTTGGCAAAGAGTTAGCAGTAGCTAATTCTATCGACAAGTAACCAAATAGCGCTATTATTACCGATAAGTGTATTGCATTCATTGATCTCAATCCTAAGAAACTCCACTATCATAGTTCATCCACCATTGATCTTCAGCATTTACTATTTCTGCAGTATCTTTTTTTGAAACAGGTAAAAGATAATCTTCAGGTCCATTTTCCCATGCTTCAATATCTTCTTTAAAAAGAGGCTTATCAAATAAAGCTAGGTGCGCACCTTGGGCAAAATACACTAATTTTTGCAGTTTCAATTGAGTTATTACGTCTCCTGCTGCTCTATCAACCAATACCAGAAAATAGCTAGCAACATCAAAACAACTCAATAACTCACCCTTTTGTTGTATAGTCATGATTTTATTATTATATCTTATGACTATTTTATAACAATTTATATCACAAATAAATCATGATAATGCCTTATAATACCTGCTTATTACAGATCTTGTGTTAAAAATCAAGATTACTTTTTAATACCTGCAATTTCTTGTTTGAGAATATTTATTAACTGGTATGCTTTCACATTATTAGTATCATATTTAATAGCTAGATTACAACTTTCTATTGCTTCTTGAAATTGTCCTAATTCAGCTAAACAAACTCCTTTATAAAAATAAGCTTCTGAATAATTAGGTTTGTACTTAATAGCTAAATCAAAATTTTTTATTGCTTTTTCTTGATGTTGTCCTAATTTACCTAAACAAACTCCTTTATTGTAATAAGCATCTTCATGATTAGGTTTATATTTAATAGCTAAATCAAAATTTTTAATTGCTTCTTGATATTGTCCTAATTCAGCTAAAGAAACTCCTTTATTATAATAAGCTTCTGCATAATTAAGTTTATACTTAATAGCTAAATCAAAATTTTCTATTGCTTTTTGATATTGTCCTGATTTACATAAACAAACTCCTTTATTAACATAAGCTTTTGAATAATTAGGTTTGTACTTAATAGCTAAATCAAAATTTTCTATTGCTTCTTGAAATTGTCCTAATTCATCTAAACAATTTCCTTTATTATAATAAGCTTCTGCATCATTAGGATTATACTTAATAGCTAAATCAAAATTTTCTATTGCTTTTTGATATTGTCCTGATTCACATAAACAAACTCCTTTATTAACATAAGCTTTTGAATAATTAGGTTTGTACTTAATAGCTAAATCAAAATTTTCTATTGTTTCTTGAAATTGTCCTAATTTATCTAAACAATTTCCTTTATTATAATAAGCTTCTGCATGATTAGGATTATACTTAATAGCTAAATCGTAGTTTTCTATTGCTTCTTGAAATTGTCCTAATTCAGCTAAAGAAACTCCTTTATTAACATAAGCATTTGCATAATCAGGTTTATACTTAATAGCTAAATCGTAGTTTTCTATTGCTTCTTGATGTTGTCCTAATTTACCTAAACAAACTCCTTTATTATAATAAGCATCTGCATAATCAGGTTTATACTTAATAGCTAAATCGTAGTTTTCTATTGCTTCTTGAAATTGTCCTAATTCATATAAACAAACTCCTTTATTACAATAAGCATTTGCATGATTAGGTTTATACTTAATAGCTAAATCGTAGTTTTCTATTTCTTCTTGATGTTGTCCTAATTTATCTAAACAAACTCCTTTATTATAATAAGCATTTGCATGATTAGGATTATACTTAATAGCTAAATCAAAATTTTTCATTGCTTCTTGATATTTGTTTAACTCAAGAAATGAAATTCCAACATAAAAATGTTTTTCTGCTAATATAGCTTTATCCTGAATTAATTTCTGTTTTACAGGTTGATTGTTGTTTCGTTTTGCTGCAATGGTTGTATTTAACAGTGTTAATAATAAAACAGCTGTTATATATTTTACAAATTTCATATGATTATTAATTACCCTTTAAATTTTTGATTAGCTACTGAACACCAAATAATTACTGAATTAGAGGTATTGTAATTATTCTTTCTTTTATATTTTTTTCAGTCTCATTAATAATACTATCAGAAATTCTATTAATATTCTTTATTTTTTTTTTATTATTACAACCGGTTATAACAAATTATGTTGCATTAAATACGTGTGATTTTTATAGGTAAAGTCATTAATATAAAGTCTATAGGGATTAGAGGTAGTATTAATGACGACTTTGTTGCATACGATGAACTTTATCTTTGATTCCTGCAATAATGTCTTTGTTCATGCTGTTTTGAGCCTTAGTGAGTATATCACCAAATAGTTCATCCATATTGATTTTAGTGAAATCAACTTTTTGTAATTCCTCAACAGTAAGGCCTCTACAATTTGGACATTCAGGTGTTCCAAAGTCTATTTTTAGCTGTTTTCTTGCTTCTTCCTGAAAAATTCTAGCAAGTTTTGACTGAAAGCAGCAATAAGTAGACTTTCTAGCTAAGCAAATACCTAATATCGGAATTCTTGAAGAACAGTATGTTCCAATATAGTAGCAGTAACCTTTTTTTCTATATAGAGCTAATTCTTGTTCCTTAGATTTGCATTGCGATAAGCCTATATCACGCCCCCAGCCAGTCATTGAAGAGCAGCAATTCAAAAAACTAAATACATCTTTTTTGCATTTGCGATGTTTACCTGAAAATACAGAAACGGGATTTGTTTTAATGTCTTTGCTCATCTGATTTAGCATAGCTAGATGAGCTACTTTAGCTATATCCCTGTTTGGTATAATAGTTGGAGTATTGCAATTGCCTCCTAAACAAAAGATTGAGTTATTACGCAATGATGAGTGTAGCATTGTTTGCTTCTCAGTTGAACAGCTGTAATCGTGCTGCCATAGTAAACAAATATTTGCTACTGATTTTTGGCAAGTGCTGTTTTTTAATTCGCAATTTTGAATTTTAAGGTGTTTGCAACCATCTTTTGGATCGCTAGTACAAGAAAAAACAATCTTTTGTTTCCAATATGGACGATTGACTTTAAACTTGTCAAAAAATACTCTATCACCACCATCATAGTTGATTCTATTGACCTCATAGCATTCGTTACTTTCTGTTAATTGCTCAAGTTCAGGGTTTAAAACTTTCCAATATTCTGCTACTTCCCTTAGTTCTTGAGTCTTATCTCTGTAGTCATAGTGAAGTATACATATTTTTTCATTTACTTCTAATAAAAAATTTCTACCAATATTGTGTATAGATGCACCAAGCCTATTAGCAATAGCCCAT
This genomic interval from Orientia tsutsugamushi contains the following:
- a CDS encoding conjugal transfer protein TraH, producing the protein MQRNITISPEKSYAGKAKQQLTNLKIKFDKNSEFIDSEIAFLSSIGDIFPIYDYITLEAISGVTILDSSSELIASYTLVQHLKEVITEIRRAVTSLGAKQVSNEHLERYLKELNRVQLFANEKWTSLQTDASRIDKRARLIEQHLIAKEKS
- a CDS encoding conjugal transfer protein TraH; translated protein: MSIKIRVYVIAALFSLQAPVSLAWNIENVFQGMSVNVTRSGSYQDQAAGYYAAGGLSARTSQTSFQPFAITPPSLNMSCSGIDAYLGSFSVISGEELVQLMKNIGSQAKVYAFSLGLKTFAPQIENALKDLRNLAMEMNQFAKGDCELTKALFATALPRNWAMREAVCRDIQSQSGFDYFAAGKKCRNDLAQKQALRQAQNKDSELMLDDYNIFTKAAAKVGIPSNMHDSIMSMTGTIVVTNNNVHFYDSLAQDEKSWISHLKGGESASIYSCDSVICLHSTLATKYHNITREILCR
- a CDS encoding conjugal transfer protein TraF, encoding MNAIHLSVIIALFGYLSIELATANSLPTGFLWYNDKHDHELNNSSSKLMSWTHDHRIEELKEQFNRAQRIALDNPTLENVITAQRLQKQIMEKAHKFATMWQLATLLDYQLINANEPSNSLHRKLYQEKSEQKNDFKLKNIAKNWGLILQVKQDCLLCKAFIPIVQSFANKYAFQLLAVSKNNELLNKLNPKHIVPVLYLVASDGKKIYAVARGIISEDKIIDNILAIDRYYHKLETR
- a CDS encoding Panacea domain-containing protein, which encodes MTIQQKGELLSCFDVASYFLVLVDRAAGDVITQLKLQKLVYFAQGAHLALFDKPLFKEDIEAWENGPEDYLLPVSKKDTAEIVNAEDQWWMNYDSGVS
- a CDS encoding tetratricopeptide repeat protein, whose protein sequence is MKFVKYITAVLLLTLLNTTIAAKRNNNQPVKQKLIQDKAILAEKHFYVGISFLELNKYQEAMKNFDLAIKYNPNHANAYYNKGVCLDKLGQHQEEIENYDLAIKYKPNHANAYCNKGVCLYELGQFQEAIENYDLAIKYKPDYADAYYNKGVCLGKLGQHQEAIENYDLAIKYKPDYANAYVNKGVSLAELGQFQEAIENYDLAIKYNPNHAEAYYNKGNCLDKLGQFQETIENFDLAIKYKPNYSKAYVNKGVCLCESGQYQKAIENFDLAIKYNPNDAEAYYNKGNCLDELGQFQEAIENFDLAIKYKPNYSKAYVNKGVCLCKSGQYQKAIENFDLAIKYKLNYAEAYYNKGVSLAELGQYQEAIKNFDLAIKYKPNHEDAYYNKGVCLGKLGQHQEKAIKNFDLAIKYKPNYSEAYFYKGVCLAELGQFQEAIESCNLAIKYDTNNVKAYQLINILKQEIAGIKK
- the traN gene encoding conjugal transfer protein TraN; the protein is MKQLIVLVLIILNINCCLASMQSSYNEASNYNVNLGNSSNTQELFHQGSNVNYPNNDEDLTYHGRNQLGTESGAMLFQAENSKNNALTQHNINDQNYMIANSMRIESDPLSALDSSNFVTQTSTTNTEIIQSCTEGSKFNIELIRELNVECKLENVWLPWQSRQMEFATEEIKENHSNWLNSRSDVYDDELDAQIYCLADDPEAIVKQMKWAIANRLGASIHNIGRNFLLEVNEKICILHYDYRDKTQELREVAEYWKVLNPELEQLTESNECYEVNRINYDGGDRVFFDKFKVNRPYWKQKIVFSCTSDPKDGCKHLKIQNCELKNSTCQKSVANICLLWQHDYSCSTEKQTMLHSSLRNNSIFCLGGNCNTPTIIPNRDIAKVAHLAMLNQMSKDIKTNPVSVFSGKHRKCKKDVFSFLNCCSSMTGWGRDIGLSQCKSKEQELALYRKKGYCYYIGTYCSSRIPILGICLARKSTYCCFQSKLARIFQEEARKQLKIDFGTPECPNCRGLTVEELQKVDFTKINMDELFGDILTKAQNSMNKDIIAGIKDKVHRMQQSRH